GACCCGGACACTTACAAGATCGTCCTTATCCTGACCTGACAAGAACAGCATCACGAGAGAAAGGCCCGCCAGTGCGGGCCTTTGTCGTCCGAGTGCCGCCGCAGCCCGGAAAACAGCTCGCGCGGCCGACGCATTCCATGAGACGTTGCTTGAATGCCGGGGCCCATGGAACGATCCGGCGCAATTGCCGGTTGCTACAAGGAAGTCCTGCTCCCTTGGTCCCTGTCGGAGCGGACAATGGTGCGACAAGGCCGCCGGGCAGATTGTTCAAGCTTGCGGTCCACCCGGAAAAGGTGCAAGGGTCATGACGGGTAGAGACATGGGCGAGATCGTCGACGACTGGACATGGTCGCGGCGCTCGGTTGGGCAAATGTATTTTCCGCAGTTTCTTGTGGGAATGGCGGCGACGCTTCTGGTGGTCCTCGGCTGGACATTCGCGTCCACCGGATCGGTCTGGGCGGCATTGGGCTGGACGGTCCTTGCCGCGGTTATTCTGCAGGCCGGCTACTTCGCGGCGGTGCTGTGGCTGGTGCATGGCGAGGCCCGCGTGACCGACGAGGCCAAGTCGAGCGACGGCGCCGTCTCGCCCGCCAAATTGCCTGGCCCGTTCGAGCGGGACGGCATCATCCACGCTCTCATCTCGCTGCTGTTTCCGAAGCTGTTGCCTTAGCCGGCCGTAGCCTGCTCGCGAATGGCCGGCCAGTCGCTTCCCCGGAAGCCGGCGGCAATCCGTTTCGCCCGACACATTGCACGCCTCTGTTCGAGCGCAGCAGCGAGCCCGGGCCAGCCCCGCGTCATGCTTCCGAGGCGCGATCAGTTTGGCATTGTCGCCAGCGCCCGTCCGCAACAAAGGTTATTCGGCGCGATGCAAAACGGCCGTCTTGCCGTGCTCTTTGGTTGGAGGCTCCAGCCCGTCCAGGCCGAAGCCCCTGCTCGCGCGCAAGCTAGCGTGCCGCGGCTGGTGAGGCCGAGCGCACCGTCTCCGACGACGAGAAGACGACGAAGCCAAAGACCAGCACCGCAGCGGCGACGATCAGCGAGCCTATCGCCACGACCGGTTCGATCTCCGGATGGCCTGCCGCCAGCATCCAGTAGAGCGCCGGCAGCATGATCACGATGCCGGCCGTATAGAGGCCGTAATGGATCATGGCGATGCGGCGCTCGGCCTTGGCCGGGTTGAGCGCATAATAGCCACCGAAGATGGCGCTGGTGACCCAGCCTAGAAGGTTGATGTGGGCATGCGCCGGGAAGGCGCCGTGATCGCCCGAAATCGCCATCTGCAGCCCGGCGCCGATGCCCAGGATGAGAAAGACGATGGCCGTCTTGAAGAAGAGTTCCGATACCCGTGGCATTTCTGTTGTCCCTCCCAATGCCTCTGTGGACCCGACTCTGTGAAGTCTATATCTAGCCAGCCATATTAGCCATGGCGCACCTAAAGCATGTCTCCCGAAAGTGGGAACCTGTTTGGGGATAAAGACATGCGTAAACCAAAGATCTGACGCGCATGAGCAAAGCCAAAGGATCGCGACGCGCTTTAGGTCGGTGAAGTCGTCGGACGAAAGCCCCGCGAGGCGGCTTCGCGAAAAAATGGCTCGCTTCTTTCGAGGAGAGCCAAAAAGGGAGCCGGGCTTGAGATCGGCTCCCATCCAGGTTACCACCTGAATTTCAGACATGCCTAACGTAGCGGAGTGCGGGATTTATTCCACCGCGATCGCCGATCAGTCCCGCAAGCTTCGAATCCGCACAGCAGAGCAGGCCTTTCGCCGATCGGGCGCCCGCGAACCTGTGCGCCGACCAGGACATCCCTTCCCCGCTGGCAGGCGTGCGAACAGCATGCGCTTCAGCGTCCCGAATCCGCTCGAGTTCGCGCAGTTGCGGCGGGCATTTGCGCCCGTTCGGAACCGGCCCGATGGCGCCTTGCAAGCGCGCGGCATTTGGGCAATGCTCGGATTCGGGGAGTGGTTTCCGTAATTTCGGAAGCACGATTACATGTTCACTGACTACTACGAAGTTCTGGAAATAAGCCCGAACGCCAATTCTGAGACAATCGAGCGGATTTTCCGCTATTTTGCTATGCGCTATCATCCCGATAATCGGGAAACAGGGAATGAATCGCGCTTCAGCGAGATCGTCGAGGCCCACAATACGCTGCGGGATCCAGTCAAGCGGGCCCAGTACGACATCCTCTACCGCGAGCATCTGGGCCTTCGCCACGAACTCACGGATGGCGCGCGCGACGGCGGCGGCATGGACAGGGATGCCGTCATCCAGGCCAATTTGCTGTCGCTTCTCTATGTGCGGCGCCGGCGCGACGTCAACAATCCGGGCATCGGCGACGACGAGCTCGAACGCCTGTCGGGCTGCCCGCGCGAGCACCTTGAATTCCACCTGTGGTACCTCAAGGCGAAGGGCTTCATCGGCAGGACCGAGAACGGGACGTTCGCCATCACGGTCGAGGGCATCGACCACGCCGGGAGCAAACAAGGCCGGGACCGCCCGGACGCCACCCGCCTGCTCGATCACGCCGATTAGAGCGTTTCACCGTTTCAGGGAAAAGGCGAAACGTTGGATCCGTTCGATCGGACAAGGCTGAAGGTTGCGGCGAAACCGCCGGGCCGAGCGTTCACATTTCCCGGAACTGCCCTCGGCCGGACTGCTCCGGCCGGCATCAAAAGCCCGCCGACTGGTGCCTGAACCAGTGGCGGGCTCGATGAAGGAGCAGCTACATCCCGGGGGAATCGACTGTCGTCTCCTGAACTCCCCATATCTGGGCTCGGTTCCGCTGGGGGGAGCGGAGCCCGAACCATGCGCCATGGAGGGGCAAGAACAGGGAGCGCAACGATGACATAGGCGCCGTGCGTCGCCGAAGGCAAGACGACTGAGGTCTGACGCGCCGCCGAAATAGGCCCGGCCTGGCGCGCCGACGGCTTCACGCCGAGGCGGTGCGGACAAAAAAGCCGCCGGGCGAGGCCCGGCGGCGTTTCGTCCACCCTCTGGTCGGTTCGTTTGGACTTACGGCGTCGTCGTCGCTGCGGCGGCCTGGTCGATCTTGTCGGCAAGCACGCCCTTGGCCCAGTCCGTCACTTCCTGGTCGACCGGCTTGTTGGCCATGTCTTGCAGGGCGGCGTCCAACGTCGCGTCGTCCGGGGCGGGTGTATTGGTAACCGCGGTTTGGGCATCCGCGACCGCCTGGGTGTCAGCGGTGATCGCCGCGTTCTGGGCATCGATCTGCGACTGCACATCGGTGATCTGCGCATCGAGAGCCGCCTGCTGTTCGGGCGTGAAGCCCGTCGTGTCAGTCGCGTTGAGATCGGCGAGCTGCTGGGTGAGATCGGCGAGCTTGTTCTGGTCGGTGGTCAGCTGGGCATTAGCAGCGTCGAGCGCAGCCTGCGCGTTCTGAGCTGCCGCTGCCGCTGTCACATAGGCCTGGATGCCAGCGAACTTCTTGCTCTTGGAATTCATATAGGCGTTGATGTTGCGCTGCAGCGAGTTCAGCCGGCCGAGCTTGGCGTGAAGGTTCTTCTCCTTCGGCGTGGCGGCTGTCGTGGTGTCGTCGGTCGCGCTGTCGTCGGTGCCCTTGTTGTGGCCGTGAGCAGAAGCCGACTTGCCGTGCTCTGCGCCGCTCTTGCCGTTGCCACCGGCATTGCCGCCGCCGTTTCCATTGCCGCCATTGCCGCCGTGGCTACCGCCATTGCCGCCGCCATGGCCGTTGCCGGCGAGCGCCGGGGCCGCCGCGAGCGCCAGAATGGCAAGGGATGCCAGAAGTGTCTTACGCAATGTCATTGTACTTCTCCGCAGATGAATCGTTACCGTGGCCCAACCGCTAGGCAGCGTCTTATGAGAATTTCCTAACGGCGTCGG
This region of Mesorhizobium sp. M2A.F.Ca.ET.046.03.2.1 genomic DNA includes:
- a CDS encoding exopolysaccharide production repressor protein gives rise to the protein MTGRDMGEIVDDWTWSRRSVGQMYFPQFLVGMAATLLVVLGWTFASTGSVWAALGWTVLAAVILQAGYFAAVLWLVHGEARVTDEAKSSDGAVSPAKLPGPFERDGIIHALISLLFPKLLP
- a CDS encoding J domain-containing protein, giving the protein MFTDYYEVLEISPNANSETIERIFRYFAMRYHPDNRETGNESRFSEIVEAHNTLRDPVKRAQYDILYREHLGLRHELTDGARDGGGMDRDAVIQANLLSLLYVRRRRDVNNPGIGDDELERLSGCPREHLEFHLWYLKAKGFIGRTENGTFAITVEGIDHAGSKQGRDRPDATRLLDHAD